The Candidatus Polarisedimenticolaceae bacterium genome has a window encoding:
- a CDS encoding electron transfer flavoprotein subunit alpha/FixB family protein has protein sequence MATVLVLAERRGGEIKRPTLETLTQARRLAGNGGQVAVLAFGSGAAESAPLLGGHGADRVIACEDPRADVYLPEAYAATLAAAARSSGADIVLAPATALGKDVVARAGAILATGVLSDVVEIEWTGNALRGKRPVYSGKAFAWASIPEARPAMATLRPNVFPSAAQARPAEVESIALQGPTRVRAVALEKPAEAELDVAEATIVVSGGRGLKAPENFALVRDLAKALGAAVGASRAVVDAGWIDHAHQVGQTGKVVSPSLYVACGISGAIQHLAGMSSAKVIVAVNKDAEAPIFKIATYGIVGDLFEVVPKITEEVRKLKQQ, from the coding sequence TGCTGGCGGAGCGACGGGGCGGCGAGATCAAGCGCCCGACGCTCGAGACCCTCACCCAGGCCCGCCGCCTCGCCGGGAACGGCGGCCAGGTGGCCGTTCTCGCCTTCGGATCCGGCGCCGCGGAGTCCGCGCCGCTCCTGGGCGGGCACGGTGCGGACCGGGTGATCGCCTGCGAGGACCCGCGGGCCGACGTCTATCTTCCCGAGGCGTACGCAGCGACCCTGGCCGCGGCCGCGCGGTCGAGCGGCGCCGACATCGTGCTCGCCCCCGCGACCGCGCTCGGCAAGGACGTCGTCGCCCGGGCCGGCGCGATCCTCGCGACCGGCGTCCTCAGCGACGTCGTCGAGATCGAGTGGACGGGGAACGCCCTTCGCGGCAAGCGCCCGGTCTACTCCGGCAAGGCGTTCGCGTGGGCGTCGATCCCGGAAGCCCGTCCCGCGATGGCGACGCTCCGTCCGAACGTCTTTCCGTCGGCCGCGCAGGCGCGCCCGGCGGAGGTCGAGTCGATCGCGCTGCAAGGCCCGACGCGCGTTCGCGCCGTCGCCCTCGAGAAGCCGGCGGAAGCCGAGCTCGACGTCGCCGAGGCGACGATCGTCGTCTCCGGCGGCCGCGGACTCAAGGCCCCCGAGAACTTCGCCCTCGTGCGCGACCTGGCGAAGGCGCTCGGCGCGGCCGTCGGCGCATCGCGAGCGGTCGTGGATGCCGGCTGGATCGACCACGCGCATCAGGTGGGGCAGACCGGCAAGGTGGTCTCCCCGTCGCTCTACGTCGCCTGCGGCATCTCCGGAGCGATCCAGCACCTCGCGGGCATGTCTTCCGCCAAGGTGATCGTGGCCGTGAACAAGGACGCCGAGGCGCCGATCTTCAAGATTGCGACGTACGGCATCGTGGGCGATCTATTCGAGGTCGTTCCGAAGATCACCGAGGAAGTCCGCAAGCTCAAGCAGCAGTAG
- the hprK gene encoding HPr(Ser) kinase/phosphatase, with amino-acid sequence MSEPQAAPRPSTTVRELLADPAAEPLGLALVAGAEGLDNVVDRPRIQKPGLALAGFLEYIHPGRIQILGRSEITFLSERPSVERARLVSQVCRQGVACFVVTTGLEPPPELVLEAESNGVPLLRTELASSATIERLTQYLGEKLAPRVVLHGVLLDVYGLGVLLLGDSGVGKSECALDLIVRGHRLVSDDVVEIRRKGEQLVGTGPELTRYHMELRGLGIVNVKDLFGVASVRLTKFVEYAIRLDPWKPGKRYDRLGLDEQGYEILGLTLPYIEMPVGPGRNLSVLIEVAARNHLLKLKGFHPARELARRLGERIAAPDDEEPAREPGGDEEA; translated from the coding sequence TTGTCCGAACCCCAGGCCGCGCCGCGCCCCTCGACGACCGTCCGTGAGCTGCTCGCCGACCCCGCGGCGGAGCCGCTCGGGCTCGCGCTGGTCGCCGGCGCGGAGGGGTTGGACAACGTCGTCGACCGACCGCGGATCCAGAAGCCGGGCCTCGCCCTCGCGGGGTTCCTGGAGTACATCCACCCGGGCCGGATCCAGATCCTCGGCCGCTCCGAGATCACCTTCCTGAGCGAGCGCCCGTCGGTGGAGCGCGCGCGCCTCGTTTCGCAGGTCTGCCGCCAGGGGGTCGCCTGCTTCGTCGTCACGACCGGGCTCGAGCCTCCCCCCGAGCTCGTCCTCGAAGCGGAGTCCAACGGGGTCCCGCTCCTGCGGACCGAGCTCGCGTCGTCGGCGACGATCGAGCGGCTTACGCAGTACCTCGGCGAGAAGCTCGCCCCGCGGGTCGTGTTGCACGGCGTCCTCCTCGACGTCTACGGGCTGGGTGTGCTGCTGCTCGGGGACAGCGGGGTCGGCAAGAGCGAATGCGCGCTCGACCTGATCGTGCGAGGCCACCGGCTCGTGTCCGACGACGTCGTCGAAATCCGGCGCAAGGGGGAGCAGCTCGTCGGCACCGGCCCGGAGCTCACCCGATACCACATGGAGCTGCGCGGACTGGGTATCGTCAACGTGAAGGACCTCTTCGGCGTCGCGTCGGTGCGCCTCACGAAGTTCGTCGAATACGCCATCCGTCTCGACCCGTGGAAGCCCGGAAAGCGTTACGACCGTCTCGGCCTCGACGAGCAGGGATACGAGATCCTCGGCCTCACGCTTCCGTACATCGAGATGCCGGTGGGTCCCGGCCGGAACCTCTCCGTGCTGATCGAGGTCGCCGCGCGCAACCACCTGCTCAAGCTCAAGGGGTTCCACCCCGCGCGCGAGCTCGCGCGGCGGCTGGGCGAGCGGATCGCGGCGCCCGACGACGAGGAACCCGCCCGCGAGCCGGGCGGCGACGAGGAGGCCTGA
- the rapZ gene encoding RNase adapter RapZ translates to MERLVVISGLSGSGKSLAAKCLEDLGYFCVDNIPVALIPPFVELLQRGGGSVSRAAMVIDVREGEFLQPFPGILEELRAKGSPVTVLFFEAADEALKRRFSETRRPHPMLEAEGTLEQAIQAERAALAPLREHADRILDTTRFNAHELRKFLKAAFGAPGGSGLNVHLVSFGFKYGVPAEADLVFDVRFLPNPYFVEGLRPLDGRSMEVQAYLHGKQETAEFLRRLQDFVDFLIPKYAAEGKSYVTITLGCTGGKHRSVALAEALREHLEAAGHPVAVSHRDLGKE, encoded by the coding sequence TTGGAGCGACTGGTCGTCATCTCCGGCCTGTCCGGCTCCGGGAAGTCCCTCGCGGCGAAATGCCTCGAGGACCTCGGCTACTTCTGCGTCGACAACATCCCGGTCGCCCTGATCCCGCCGTTCGTCGAGCTCCTGCAGCGCGGCGGCGGGAGCGTTTCGAGGGCGGCGATGGTCATCGACGTGCGCGAGGGGGAGTTCCTCCAGCCCTTCCCGGGGATCCTCGAGGAGCTTCGCGCCAAGGGCTCGCCGGTCACCGTGCTGTTCTTCGAGGCCGCCGACGAGGCGCTCAAGCGACGCTTCAGCGAGACGCGCCGCCCACACCCGATGCTCGAGGCCGAAGGGACGCTCGAGCAGGCGATCCAGGCGGAGCGCGCCGCTCTGGCGCCGCTGCGCGAACACGCCGACCGCATCCTCGACACGACCCGTTTCAACGCCCACGAGCTGCGCAAGTTCCTCAAGGCGGCCTTCGGCGCTCCCGGGGGATCGGGGCTCAACGTCCACCTCGTGTCGTTCGGGTTCAAATACGGCGTTCCCGCCGAGGCGGACCTCGTCTTCGACGTGCGCTTCCTGCCGAATCCCTACTTCGTCGAGGGACTGCGCCCCCTCGACGGGCGCTCGATGGAGGTGCAGGCGTACCTGCACGGAAAGCAGGAGACCGCGGAGTTCCTCCGACGCCTGCAGGACTTCGTCGACTTCCTGATCCCGAAATACGCCGCCGAGGGGAAGAGCTACGTGACGATCACCCTCGGCTGCACGGGCGGCAAGCACCGGTCGGTGGCGCTCGCGGAGGCGCTCCGCGAGCATCTGGAGGCCGCGGGTCACCCGGTCGCGGTCTCGCACCGGGACCTCGGCAAGGAGTGA
- a CDS encoding PTS sugar transporter subunit IIA, with amino-acid sequence MTGVIVLSHGRLAEELVLAAQRILGPIERLEAVSIDWDLDVQDARRRIEEAIARVGGPGGSVLVLTDMFGGTPTNLAMSLLDPGRIEVVTGVNLPMLIKFANLRGDGSLHDVAKRLAAQGRDSIQSASDLLEGDAGESR; translated from the coding sequence ATGACCGGCGTGATCGTGTTGTCGCACGGGCGCCTCGCCGAGGAGCTCGTGCTCGCGGCGCAGCGGATCCTCGGGCCGATCGAGCGGCTCGAGGCGGTGTCGATCGACTGGGACCTCGACGTCCAGGACGCCCGCCGGCGGATCGAGGAGGCGATCGCGCGGGTCGGAGGCCCCGGCGGAAGCGTGCTCGTGCTCACCGACATGTTCGGCGGAACGCCCACCAACCTCGCGATGTCGCTTCTGGATCCCGGCCGCATCGAGGTGGTGACCGGCGTCAACCTGCCGATGCTGATCAAGTTCGCGAACCTCCGCGGCGACGGCTCGCTTCACGACGTGGCCAAACGGCTCGCCGCGCAGGGGCGCGACTCGATCCAGTCGGCCTCCGACCTCCTCGAGGGCGACGCGGGGGAGTCGCGTTGA
- a CDS encoding HPr family phosphocarrier protein: MIEREIVIANRLGLHARAAAKFVHTAQSFRAKVTVSKDATRVDGKSILGLLTLAASRGTRLRLAAEGDDGEAALDALEGLVRDRFGEDA; the protein is encoded by the coding sequence TTGATCGAGCGGGAGATCGTGATCGCCAACCGACTGGGCCTCCACGCGCGCGCGGCGGCGAAGTTCGTGCACACCGCGCAGTCGTTCCGGGCGAAGGTGACCGTCTCGAAGGACGCCACGCGAGTCGACGGCAAGTCGATCCTGGGGCTGCTCACCCTCGCCGCCTCCCGGGGCACCCGGCTGCGCCTGGCGGCCGAGGGGGACGACGGCGAGGCGGCCCTCGACGCGCTCGAGGGGCTCGTGCGGGACCGGTTCGGCGAGGACGCGTGA